A single Patagioenas fasciata isolate bPatFas1 chromosome 29, bPatFas1.hap1, whole genome shotgun sequence DNA region contains:
- the LOC136113848 gene encoding procollagen galactosyltransferase 2-like isoform X1, with protein sequence MHKQTNAPHGASAQRQGYYKRTLDYPLIREWRRTGWFAVPMIHSTFLIDLRKEASAKLMFYPPHQDYTWSFDDTMVFAFSSRQAGIQMFICNREHYGFLPMPLKSHQTLQEETENFVHTLIEAMIDRPPVEPSQFVSVPPKNPDKMGFDEIFMINLKRRKDRRDRVLRTLYEQEIAVKIAEAVDGKALNTSQLKALSIDMLPGYRDPCSSRPLTRGEIGCFLSHCCIWEEVVNRELEKTLVIEDEFKRKLMKLMDDIEQAQLDWELIYIGRKRMQVQEPEKAVPNVMNLVEADYSYWTLGYAISFQGVQKLIGAEPFGKMLPVDEFLPVMYNKHPVAKYMEYYKSRDLKAFSAEPLLVYPTHYTGQPGYLSDTETSTTWDNETVSTDWGRTHSWKSGSRARSAATPRTRTLCPRSRLRTRRPPGTSCDRPRPRGSVGAEPASRSSFSPLAVAEPLFVWSPSRCFEWQSTEPGPDVTADRDAQGEAGDGGGKRTSDADWQGKKQRSEQKPSQAFVKEKPNLE encoded by the exons ATGCATAAACAGACAAACGCACCACACGGTGCTTCTGCGCAAAGGCAGG gGTATTACAAAAGGACCCTGGATTACCCCCTGATCCGGGAATGGAGGAGGACAGGCTGGTTTGCTGTCCCGATGATTCATTCCACCTTCCTCATCGACTTGAGGAAAGAAGCCTCCGCCAAGCTGATGTTCTACCCCCCACATCAGGACTACACCTGGAGCTTTGACGATACCATGgtctttgccttctccagtcgCCAGGCAG GTATACAGATGTTCATCTGCAACCGTGAACACTATGGTTTCCTTCCCATGCCCCTGAAATCGCACCAGACGCTGCAAGAAGAAACCGAGAACTTTGTGCACACCCTCATTGAGGCAATGA ttgATCGTCCTCCCGTTGAACCCTCACAGTTTGTCTCTGTTCCGCCGAAGAACCCTGACAAGATGGGATTTGATGAA ATTTTCATGATCAACCTGAAGCGCCGGAAGGACAGGCGGGATCGGGTGCTGCGGACTCTCTACGAGCAGGAGATTGCAGTCAAGATAGCAGAGGCCGTGGATGGGAA AGCGCTGAACACGAGTCAGCTCAAAGCTCTCAGCATCGACATGCTGCCGGGTTACCGGGACCCGTGCTCCTCGCGGCCCCTCACCCGGGGAGAGATCGGCTGCTTCCTCAGCCACTGCTGCatctgggaggag GTGGTGAAcagagaactggagaagacgCTTGTTATTGAGGACGAGTTCAAGAGGAAGCTCATGAAGCTGATGGATGAcattgaacaagcccagctagACTGGGAGCTGAT ctACATTGGCCGGAAaaggatgcaggtgcaggagcctgAGAAAGCGGTTCCCAACGTCATGAACCTGGTGGAAGCCGATTACTCGTACTGGACCCTGGGCTACGCGATCTCCTTCCAGGGGGTTCAGAAGCTCATCGGAGCGGAGCCTTTCGGCAAGATGTTGCCGGTGGATGAATTTCTGCCAGTCATGTACAACAAGCACCCGGT agCAAAGTACATGGAGTACTACAAGTCCAGAGACTTGAAAGCCTTTTCAGCAGAACCCCTGCTCGTCTACCCCACGCACTACACAGGGCAGCCCGGCTACCTTAGCGACACAGAGACCTCCACCACCTGGGACAACGAGACCGTGTCGACGGACTGGGGCAGAACGCACTCCTGGAAATCCGGCAGCAGGGCACGATCCGCAGCGACGCCCAGAACAAGGACGCTCTGCCCTCGCAGTCGTCTCCGGACGCGCCGTCCTCCAGGGACGAGCTGTgaccgcccgcggccccgcggctcTGTCGGCGCTGAACCTGCCTCGCGCTCCAGCTTTTCACCCTTGGCAGTGGCGGAGCCGCTCTTCGTGTGGTCTCCATCCCGCTGCTTCgagtggcagagcacagagcctggACCTGATGTGACAGCTGACCGAGACGCGCAGGGCGAGgcgggagatggaggaggaaaaagaacgagtgatgcagactggcagggaaaaaagcagagatctgaacaaaagccctcgcaagcttttgtaaaagaaaaaccaaaccttgaatga
- the LOC136113848 gene encoding procollagen galactosyltransferase 2-like isoform X2 — translation MFICNREHYGFLPMPLKSHQTLQEETENFVHTLIEAMIDRPPVEPSQFVSVPPKNPDKMGFDEIFMINLKRRKDRRDRVLRTLYEQEIAVKIAEAVDGKALNTSQLKALSIDMLPGYRDPCSSRPLTRGEIGCFLSHCCIWEEVVNRELEKTLVIEDEFKRKLMKLMDDIEQAQLDWELIYIGRKRMQVQEPEKAVPNVMNLVEADYSYWTLGYAISFQGVQKLIGAEPFGKMLPVDEFLPVMYNKHPVAKYMEYYKSRDLKAFSAEPLLVYPTHYTGQPGYLSDTETSTTWDNETVSTDWGRTHSWKSGSRARSAATPRTRTLCPRSRLRTRRPPGTSCDRPRPRGSVGAEPASRSSFSPLAVAEPLFVWSPSRCFEWQSTEPGPDVTADRDAQGEAGDGGGKRTSDADWQGKKQRSEQKPSQAFVKEKPNLE, via the exons ATGTTCATCTGCAACCGTGAACACTATGGTTTCCTTCCCATGCCCCTGAAATCGCACCAGACGCTGCAAGAAGAAACCGAGAACTTTGTGCACACCCTCATTGAGGCAATGA ttgATCGTCCTCCCGTTGAACCCTCACAGTTTGTCTCTGTTCCGCCGAAGAACCCTGACAAGATGGGATTTGATGAA ATTTTCATGATCAACCTGAAGCGCCGGAAGGACAGGCGGGATCGGGTGCTGCGGACTCTCTACGAGCAGGAGATTGCAGTCAAGATAGCAGAGGCCGTGGATGGGAA AGCGCTGAACACGAGTCAGCTCAAAGCTCTCAGCATCGACATGCTGCCGGGTTACCGGGACCCGTGCTCCTCGCGGCCCCTCACCCGGGGAGAGATCGGCTGCTTCCTCAGCCACTGCTGCatctgggaggag GTGGTGAAcagagaactggagaagacgCTTGTTATTGAGGACGAGTTCAAGAGGAAGCTCATGAAGCTGATGGATGAcattgaacaagcccagctagACTGGGAGCTGAT ctACATTGGCCGGAAaaggatgcaggtgcaggagcctgAGAAAGCGGTTCCCAACGTCATGAACCTGGTGGAAGCCGATTACTCGTACTGGACCCTGGGCTACGCGATCTCCTTCCAGGGGGTTCAGAAGCTCATCGGAGCGGAGCCTTTCGGCAAGATGTTGCCGGTGGATGAATTTCTGCCAGTCATGTACAACAAGCACCCGGT agCAAAGTACATGGAGTACTACAAGTCCAGAGACTTGAAAGCCTTTTCAGCAGAACCCCTGCTCGTCTACCCCACGCACTACACAGGGCAGCCCGGCTACCTTAGCGACACAGAGACCTCCACCACCTGGGACAACGAGACCGTGTCGACGGACTGGGGCAGAACGCACTCCTGGAAATCCGGCAGCAGGGCACGATCCGCAGCGACGCCCAGAACAAGGACGCTCTGCCCTCGCAGTCGTCTCCGGACGCGCCGTCCTCCAGGGACGAGCTGTgaccgcccgcggccccgcggctcTGTCGGCGCTGAACCTGCCTCGCGCTCCAGCTTTTCACCCTTGGCAGTGGCGGAGCCGCTCTTCGTGTGGTCTCCATCCCGCTGCTTCgagtggcagagcacagagcctggACCTGATGTGACAGCTGACCGAGACGCGCAGGGCGAGgcgggagatggaggaggaaaaagaacgagtgatgcagactggcagggaaaaaagcagagatctgaacaaaagccctcgcaagcttttgtaaaagaaaaaccaaaccttgaatga